One genomic segment of Helianthus annuus cultivar XRQ/B chromosome 14, HanXRQr2.0-SUNRISE, whole genome shotgun sequence includes these proteins:
- the LOC110906663 gene encoding uncharacterized protein LOC110906663 produces the protein MTDKGNDEAVPRVTEQMREVIAEEVGKVIENSLSDFIDKIQNTVLSVVGRIKKLEDDANVAKEKAVERKGCSYKEFMACKPPLYHGEVDPIVCQRWLSDIEGVFERTHCDTSDFVAYGMGQLRGQAKDWWDNKKKEIGSEAAKEMTWEEFKVPFLKHHSPKAVINRIKEEFIQLRKKGESIDKITGIFLDKLRFCDELVTSEEQKVEIELKKQIKRGERRAQEVNPSPTKKPRMTDSSKKQEGKSSTPSCKVCGKGHKGECRFKDKPCPICGKTGHTAALCPGKVSVCYKCYQPGYKKSECPELVGKKDDKSTHTGAPKAKARSF, from the exons ATGACGGATAAGGGAAATGACgaagcggtgccaagagtcaccgagcaaatgagagaagtgattgccgaGGAAGTAGGAAAGGTAATCGAAAATAGCTTATCCGATTTTATTGATAAGATTCAGAATACGGTACTATCAGTTGTGGggagaatcaagaaattggaagatgaTGCTAATGTAGCCAAGGAAAAAGCTGTAGAGCGCAAGGGTTGCTCGTACAAAGAGTTTATGGCATGTAAACCGCCACTCTATCACGGAGAGGTGGATCcgatagtgtgccaaagatggttGAGTGATATTGAAGGGGTGTTCGAGAGAACCCACTGTGATACAAGTGACTTCGTAGCTTATGGCATGGGTCAGCTGAGAGGTcaagcaaaagactggtgggataataagaaaaaggaaatCGGAAGTGAAGCGGCGAAAgaaatgacatgggaggagtttaaggtaccattccttaaacaTCACAGTCCTAAAGCGGTTATCAATCGAATCAAAGAGGAGTTTATTCAGCTTAGAAAGAAAGGCGAATCTATTGATAAGATCACGGGGATCTTTCTTGATAAACTGAGGTTTTGCGATGAATTGGTGACCTCCGAAGAACAGaaggt AGAAATAGAGCTAAAGAAACAAATTAAAAGGGGTGAAAGAAGGGCGCAAGAGGTTAATCCAAGCCCTACGAAAAAGCCACGCATGACTGACTCATCGAAGAAGCAAGAAGGAAAGAGCAGTACGCCAAGCTGTAAAGTATGCGGGAAAGGGCACAAGGGTGAGTGCCGGTTTAAGGACAAGCCGTGTCCTATTTGTGGGAAGACAGGGCACACGGCTGCGTTGTGCCCGGGGAAAGTGTCGGTGTGCTACAAATGTTATCAGCCGGGTTACAAGAAATCTGAGTGCCCGGAGTTGGTCGGAAAGAAGGATGATAAGAGTACGCACACAGGGGCACCAAAAGCAAAAGCAAGATCCTTCTAA